Genomic DNA from Oncorhynchus tshawytscha isolate Ot180627B unplaced genomic scaffold, Otsh_v2.0 Un_contig_8446_pilon_pilon, whole genome shotgun sequence:
aaccCATGGCCGCGACATGCGTTCTCTACATCCTTTTTGAGGTGACTCTAGCACCGTAGAGGATTGGAGTGATCCATATAGCTCACATAACCGTGGTTACATGCATAACTTTCGTTATATTTTActatattggatcactccaatatattggtataCCTGACCAGCCTACGGCGAAATCCCAGTGCGGAACCGAGACGCAGGGGCCGTCAATGTGGAAGGGGAGGCCAGGACCGCTGAACCAACAGCAGAGGGAGGTGCCACGTTTACCTGATAGTACCTAGCAAAAAGTGCACGAGGACAAAGCAGACAAAGAGCTGGTCTGTTGTTCTAACTGACCGTGTCCGCTCCACATAGGCAGCCAGTGCCCACTCAGGGCACAACATGCCGGAGGGAGGCCCAGAATCCCCCGCCACTGCCGGGGGGGTCGTAAGCAGACAGGATAaacactgactgtctgacagaaCCTTCGGGATGAATAAAGGGTTGGGGAGGAGAGATGTACTCCTCCCCCCTGGGTCCATCCGGTAGCACTCAGAACTTACTGAAAGAGCATGGAGCTCACCCACCCTCTTCATGGAAGTAATCGCTACCAAGAAGCCACCTTCATAGAGAGGTGTTTCAGGTAGGCAGACTCCAACGGTTTGAAAGGCAGAATTGGATGTGTGCCAAGACCACATCCAGATCCCAGCTCGCCATTGACCGTGCTGGACGCAGGcgatctaaaggactctcaaaccatgagaaacaagattttctggtctgatgaaaccaagattgaactctttggcctgaatcccaagcgtcacgcctggaaaaaacctagcaccatccctacagtgaagcatggtggcagcatcatgctgttgggatgtttttcagcagcagggactgggagactagtcaggatcaaggaaaaTATGTttagagcaatgtacagagagatccttgatgaaaacctgctcaggacctcagactgggaaaaggttcaccttccaaccggacaacgaccctaagcacacagccaagacaatgcaggagtggcttcgggataagtttctgaaagtccttgagtggtccagccagaacccagacttgaaccagATACATCATTTTTGGAGtatcctgaaaatagctgtgcagcgacgctccccatccaacctgacagagcttgagaggatctgcagagaagaacgggagaaactccccaaatacaggcgtgtcaagcttgtagcatcatacccaagaagactggaggctgtaatcaccactaaaggtgcttcaacaaagtactgagtacagggtctgaataattatgtaaatatgttataatttttttgtttaaaaaatatatatatttgcaaacattactaaaaatctgttttttgcattgtcattatggggtattgtgtttagattgagggggaaaaacaaatgtatacatttttttaataaagctgtaatgtaacaaaatgtcaaggggtctaaatacttttcaaatgcactgtacgtcaacaatggactaatgaaacaaataccaaaatatatgtttttggGTGGATTTGTCCATCAAGTAAATTCAGTTGCCCATTGGTCATTTAGATTCTCTTTACAAATGACTTACAATCAATACTTGCAACCGACTCTACACAACATTTTAGATGATCTATTCAAAATATCCACTTAACTATCTGACGGACCTAGTTATTAAATCTATCCAAAAGAAAAATCAAAAAAACATTCAACAACTGATATGCAAATGTACAACAATAACTCAATTTTCattgagggagtgagtgagttgGTGAGCCTTGAGGCATCGAATTTGGGTGAAAGATTCCCCACATTCCCCACATACATGCTTCTCTGTATGGGTTTTCTGGTGCCTTTTCATATGATGAGAAAATCTGAAACGTTTGTCACAAACGCTGCATGAAaatggcttctctcctgtgtgaagtcGTTGGTGTGATTTCAGGTAACCTGACTGGATGAAGGACTTTCCACAGTCTTGGCATTTGTATGGTCTCTCACCAGTATGGTATCTTTCATGCAACCTCCTTTCATTGGCAGTGATGAAGGTTTTTTCGCAATAGGAGCATGGAAATGGTCTTTCTCCTGTGTGAGTGAGTTCATGTCTTTTCAATGACACTGCTTTGTAAAACTGCTTTCCACAGACTGTACAGGTAAATCTCACCCCCTCATGAACTTGCTCAATATGTGTATTCAGCTGAATCTTTGTCCGATAAGTCATGTCACACTGCGAACAAGTAAAGGGTTTCTCCTCTGAGTGAGTTCCCATATGCACCGACAGTTCAGAAGCGGCCCTGTAGCTCTTTCCACACTGCCAGCACAGGAacggcttttctcctgtgtgctTCCTACTGTGTATTGTTAGAGAATTGGCTGTTCTGAATTTTTCTGGACAAACAGAACACTGGTACAGGTACTCTCCCGAGTGAACCCTCTCATGGATGACAAGGTACGATAACTGAGTGAAGGTTTTCTCACATTGAGAGCAGGGGTATGGGCCTGTGAATTTATGTTGATGCAGATAGTGTTCTCTCAGACGCCCCAACAGGGTAAAGGTCTTCTCACACATGGTACACTGGATTTCCTTGTGCATCAGCTTGTGTCTGTCAAAGGCAATGGAGTTTGGGTATATCCTTCCACAATCAGAGCAATAGAATGGGTTGTGAATTCGTTTGTGTGTTCTTAGGGAGGATGAGCCTTTGAATTCCTTGTCGCATTCATCACATTTGAATACCacctttctttcttcctccttGCATTCTGCCCTTGTGTCATCAGTAGCTAGCAgttcaccagcctcctctggagtAGCATCCTCTTGTTGCTGGTCCACCAACTTAGATGCTTCTTCTTGGTTCACCTTCAGACAGATATCCCTCTGGTGTTTCTTTAAACCATGCATGTACTTGAAGCGCTGCTCACAATTGACACATTGATAAGGACGCTCCTCTGAATGGGATCTCATATGAATAGCCATTCCTGAAGCACGGTTAAAAATCTTCCCACACACAGTGCATGGTTTGGGTTCTTTGAGAGTCGGCACTGAAGTAGCAGCTGTGATGAGGGTCCCAGTGTCGTTTTCCTTGGTGGTGAGAGGACTGATGCAACCTTCGGTTTTAACTTCCGCTTGTTGCTGGTCCACACTCTGACCCAAGTCTTCTAGGATGCCCTCGTGGCCAAGGATTTCCTGATGTTTCTTCAAGGTATCTTTGTACTTAAAACTTCTCTCACAAATAGCACAATGAAAGGGACGCTCCTTTGAGTGAGATTTCAAGTGCCTTTCCATGTCTGAGGTACGAGTCAAAATCCTACCACAGACACAACAGGTTTTTGAGTCGGACAGCCCTTTGTGAGATGGTTGCGGGTTTTCATCAGTGCCAAGAGACCCAGTGCTACCCATTGATTGGGATTCATCTTTCTCTGGCTGCTGTTTCCCCTTCTGTTGTGACAAGTTTTGACCAACCTGACCTAAATCTTCCTGGTTCACTTTCTTACACAAAtctctctggtgcctcttcaaatCATATGAATACTTGAATCTCTTATCACAATTTACACACCAAAATGGATGCTCTTTTGAGTGGGATCTCATGTGCCTTGCCATGTCTGAAGTACGAGTGAAAAACCTCCTACACAAAGAGCATGTTTTGGTGTCCAGAGGTCTTTTCTGTGTTAGCCCTGATGGAGAGAGCATCTTAAGGGGTGATGTGTTCGGAGATTTGCTAGTTGAGGGTTGTGGGATCTCTTCTTTATTTTCCCAATCAACCAAAGTTGAGAGGTTCTTTTCACAAACTCCTTGCTGGTGTCTCTTCAGATCATAAAGATCCTTGAAGCCTATTGCACATTTGAGGCACTTAAACCTATGATCATGATCTTGAGTGTGGCTTCGCTGGTGCCTTCTAAAGGACGTGGCTCGAACAAAAGTCCTCCCACAGTCAGGGCATGTCTTCCTGAATGGGCCTCTTTTGCATGACTTCCTCAGGGAGGTGTGCACCTTGGAGGAGGATGGCTGTTGGATTGCACGCTCGGAAGAATCCATTTTACGTGGTTTTTGTACTTTTGACCGTATTTTCTTAATCTGCAGCCTTTTGCTTTGTTTTGAGGTTTGAACATGAATTCCGGTGACAGCTTGATTGTCCGTTTCCACACTTACAGGCTTCCTATTCATAGCATGCTCCTTCTCAGTAAATGCGTCTctttgatcttcatctggtgcAAGTAGTCCTCCATTTTTCTCTATTGTACCCTCCACCAACCCTTTTCCTTCCACTCTAGCCAAACATTCTGATTGTGAATCTACTTCTGTGGCAGTCACCACACGTacatgtggagggagagacagagaggagaggatgtagtCACCAAAGGACGATGGAGTTTCTTTTTGTGCAAGGGGGAGACAAAAGACAGGTTCAACTGAATTAATATATTTTCTGCAACAGTGTTTGACCAACGTCATACATGTCAATTACATTTCCACAATCTTATataattgttatttatttatttatttaatttcagttTCATATTCCATTTGGTGCCCAACCCATGACTTACAAGACACTATTCATCAAGCACTTgtgcaaaaaaacacaaaaacaaaatgacATTTTACACTTTAGATGCACAATTCCTATTTGCATCATGTACAACTAGCTTATACTTCAAATATGAGCAATTTTGGCACAGCCAAtccaagcaacaacaaaaaatgtaaacaattgttacATACACCagacaggtgtagtgaaatgtgttgttttacatggTCAGCCATAGTAATACGGCACTCCTGGAGAAAATTAgggttgagtgccttgctcaagtgcaaagacagatttttaccatatCGGCTCAgatattcgaaccagcaacctcttggttactggcccaacgctctaggctacctgttatGGATTCTCTGAGTCTCTACGATACTCACCGATGGAGTCCAAATGTCCACGTTTTCTGTGGTACTGGAGCAGGGTCCTCAATTGTATGGGGTCAGGTACAAACTGTACACATTTCTCCAGGGCAGAGGGGACAGCACTTAACAAGGAGGCAGTcttgagagagaggggcatgtttGAAATCATTAACCCACGACAAACTCATGTCCGACTCACAGTTTATTAAACATgaaaatattattgattattactTGGTATTCTTGACTTCTAATTCCCCAAGCTAATTAGATAAACGTGTTATTCATTCTTATTACCTGTTCAAGGTCTGGTATGGGAAGTAACTTCTCCAGTCTGGAAAGGAATTCTAACATCAGCATCTGTATTGCAGTGTCATACTTGGGCCCAAATTCCACAGGGAACACATCCTAGGAGAGAATAAAATAATTTAATAATTAATGTCAATAATTAGCCTAGTATTTGCCTTTTGTAACCTATACCAGCAAACTTTTTGGCTCAAGGACCACATCGGGGTTTCAAAATTCCGAGGGCCACACAGCTTTTGTTTTTCAAGTTATCTGCAGTTATCTGAAATTATATAGGTCCATTATTATTTCTACATACTTTCTATTTGGTTTTATGTGTTAAAATGTAGCCTGGAGTAATTTTTTTATCCAAAATAATCATGGGACTGGATAGGGAAGTCAAGCAGAAAGAGGTGGTCACTTTCCTACCATATACGTAAGAGCAACACAAACCTGGTAAAAGGTCTCCCTTTCACTTGGGTCTTTCAGCAGAGATTCAACCAGCTCCACAAAGTTTGATTCAGATAATTTCACCTCTGCATCACTTGACTGCAACAAAATGCACACAACAATTAAATAATCACATTTTACAACTCAAtggggcggcaggatagcctagtggttagagcgttggactagtaaccgaaaggttgcaagttcaaatccccatcctgacaaggtaaaaatcagtcgttctgcccctgaacaggcagttaacacactgttcctaggccgtcattgtaaataagaatttgttcttaactgacttgcctggttaaataagggtaaagatacatttaaaaaatgacagaATATTTAGAGTGGCATAGGCCGCTCCCTCCCAGAAAGATACTCACCTCTGCTTCCCCAGTGGATATGAGGCTTCGGATCCTGTCCAGGTGTTGCTGAATGTCTTGGTCTGCTGTCTGCTCAGTGCGACACAACTCCAGAACCATCTAAAATTACAGATGACCAGTCAGGAGTAGAGCAAAGATCAACCACACACTTCGTAGGCATTGCTCTGTTCTCATTTGAAGATAATAGCTAAGGGCCAACGGCAGTGTTTGAGAAACCAGTGTCAGGGTCTTTATCTCAATCAATGTTTAACTAGAGTCAACAATTTTGTTGTCAGAGAGTAACTTCACATGATCTTGTTGCATGTTTCTTTTTCCCCATTCTGAACCCAATCTCTTACCCTTGCTCGAAGCCCCAGAATGAGTTGGGCCCTCTGACTGCAACTCAAAAGCTCTGGCACAATCTCTGTAACCATGGTGACAAACTCCTCCAGCATCCCATAATCTTGAACGTCTCCTCGTTGAACCACTTGCCACATGGCTGCAGAGACAAGCCGCAGTGGTGGAATGAAGAGACgcagagagggaagaagaagagggggaCCTAAAAATAAGGAAATGAGCCGTAATAATGATTGAAATAATACTGAACTGATATTGAAAGTTAGATGGTTCAAAAACCTTTCAAATATTTCCTCAAGGTTCATTATTTAACTTGTAAGACAAAATGAAACCAATGGAATTGCCCCAAACGTGGAAACTGCATTCATACGAACTAATCAAGCGCACCAGATTAGTTCCAAATATTGAGGTCCCTATCTAGCAACTCATTTGGTTAAAGGGAAAAAAACATAACATGCTTGCCAAGGTAATTGTACATCTAAATAGGCTATCCCTTAAAAAACATAACAGTGGATGATTCAGAAGTACTAGTCCTCCCGCTTCTAACATACTTAAAAGATCGAGACATACGGAAATTTAGCGAGGATACGCCATGTTGAACATCAAGCACACCAAGCGCAATACCATTT
This window encodes:
- the LOC112217122 gene encoding zinc finger protein 14-like isoform X2, which encodes MQCQNPSENGPPLLLPSLRLFIPPLRLVSAAMWQVVQRGDVQDYGMLEEFVTMVTEIVPELLSCSQRAQLILGLRARMVLELCRTEQTADQDIQQHLDRIRSLISTGEAESSDAEVKLSESNFVELVESLLKDPSERETFYQDVFPVEFGPKYDTAIQMLMLEFLSRLEKLLPIPDLEQTASLLSAVPSALEKCVQFVPDPIQLRTLLQYHRKRGHLDSIETPSSFGDYILSSLSLPPHVRVVTATEVDSQSECLARVEGKGLVEGTIEKNGGLLAPDEDQRDAFTEKEHAMNRKPVSVETDNQAVTGIHVQTSKQSKRLQIKKIRSKVQKPRKMDSSERAIQQPSSSKVHTSLRKSCKRGPFRKTCPDCGRTFVRATSFRRHQRSHTQDHDHRFKCLKCAIGFKDLYDLKRHQQGVCEKNLSTLVDWENKEEIPQPSTSKSPNTSPLKMLSPSGLTQKRPLDTKTCSLCRRFFTRTSDMARHMRSHSKEHPFWCVNCDKRFKYSYDLKRHQRDLCKKVNQEDLGQVGQNLSQQKGKQQPEKDESQSMGSTGSLGTDENPQPSHKGLSDSKTCCVCGRILTRTSDMERHLKSHSKERPFHCAICERSFKYKDTLKKHQEILGHEGILEDLGQSVDQQQAEVKTEGCISPLTTKENDTGTLITAATSVPTLKEPKPCTVCGKIFNRASGMAIHMRSHSEERPYQCVNCEQRFKYMHGLKKHQRDICLKVNQEEASKLVDQQQEDATPEEAGELLATDDTRAECKEEERKVVFKCDECDKEFKGSSSLRTHKRIHNPFYCSDCGRIYPNSIAFDRHKLMHKEIQCTMCEKTFTLLGRLREHYLHQHKFTGPYPCSQCEKTFTQLSYLVIHERVHSGEYLYQCSVCPEKFRTANSLTIHSRKHTGEKPFLCWQCGKSYRAASELSVHMGTHSEEKPFTCSQCDMTYRTKIQLNTHIEQVHEGVRFTCTVCGKQFYKAVSLKRHELTHTGERPFPCSYCEKTFITANERRLHERYHTGERPYKCQDCGKSFIQSGYLKSHQRLHTGEKPFSCSVCDKRFRFSHHMKRHQKTHTEKHVCGECGESFTQIRCLKAHQLTHSLNEN
- the LOC112217122 gene encoding zinc finger protein 14-like isoform X1 codes for the protein MQCQNPSENGIALGVLDVQHGVSSLNFRPPLLLPSLRLFIPPLRLVSAAMWQVVQRGDVQDYGMLEEFVTMVTEIVPELLSCSQRAQLILGLRARMVLELCRTEQTADQDIQQHLDRIRSLISTGEAESSDAEVKLSESNFVELVESLLKDPSERETFYQDVFPVEFGPKYDTAIQMLMLEFLSRLEKLLPIPDLEQTASLLSAVPSALEKCVQFVPDPIQLRTLLQYHRKRGHLDSIETPSSFGDYILSSLSLPPHVRVVTATEVDSQSECLARVEGKGLVEGTIEKNGGLLAPDEDQRDAFTEKEHAMNRKPVSVETDNQAVTGIHVQTSKQSKRLQIKKIRSKVQKPRKMDSSERAIQQPSSSKVHTSLRKSCKRGPFRKTCPDCGRTFVRATSFRRHQRSHTQDHDHRFKCLKCAIGFKDLYDLKRHQQGVCEKNLSTLVDWENKEEIPQPSTSKSPNTSPLKMLSPSGLTQKRPLDTKTCSLCRRFFTRTSDMARHMRSHSKEHPFWCVNCDKRFKYSYDLKRHQRDLCKKVNQEDLGQVGQNLSQQKGKQQPEKDESQSMGSTGSLGTDENPQPSHKGLSDSKTCCVCGRILTRTSDMERHLKSHSKERPFHCAICERSFKYKDTLKKHQEILGHEGILEDLGQSVDQQQAEVKTEGCISPLTTKENDTGTLITAATSVPTLKEPKPCTVCGKIFNRASGMAIHMRSHSEERPYQCVNCEQRFKYMHGLKKHQRDICLKVNQEEASKLVDQQQEDATPEEAGELLATDDTRAECKEEERKVVFKCDECDKEFKGSSSLRTHKRIHNPFYCSDCGRIYPNSIAFDRHKLMHKEIQCTMCEKTFTLLGRLREHYLHQHKFTGPYPCSQCEKTFTQLSYLVIHERVHSGEYLYQCSVCPEKFRTANSLTIHSRKHTGEKPFLCWQCGKSYRAASELSVHMGTHSEEKPFTCSQCDMTYRTKIQLNTHIEQVHEGVRFTCTVCGKQFYKAVSLKRHELTHTGERPFPCSYCEKTFITANERRLHERYHTGERPYKCQDCGKSFIQSGYLKSHQRLHTGEKPFSCSVCDKRFRFSHHMKRHQKTHTEKHVCGECGESFTQIRCLKAHQLTHSLNEN